A stretch of Paludisphaera borealis DNA encodes these proteins:
- a CDS encoding Gfo/Idh/MocA family protein, with the protein MSSFSTSKPVRVAFIGVGAVTAYHHAPGLRLDPRARLTAVCDADPNLVEKRKTEWNVEIGATDAIELCQSDAIDAVVIATPNDTHKPIAVAAAKAGKHVMCEKPLGLSGVEVREMYEAARDAGVVHMTAFTYRFAPSMRYLRSLVKSGALGTPRHFRSQRFLDWPETSWGWRQYKNRAGAGDLFDMTIHRIDFAIDLLGPIARVCGAVARFAERTQTPDGKPCPPSEVDDWSSIIGEFDSGATGVWEGTTLAKGYHRDGFGHEWAEINGSEGSAVYRLHEPNTILLGKTGHDLAPVTVPDEFLKPAGSPRDPSEGAPATVFRYDLMWEFISAIVEGRPAVPSFYDGLNAQLVADAVLDSYQRRTWLDTPPAVI; encoded by the coding sequence ATGTCTTCGTTCTCGACGTCGAAACCAGTCCGGGTGGCGTTCATCGGCGTGGGCGCCGTGACGGCTTATCACCATGCGCCGGGCCTCCGGCTCGACCCCCGCGCCCGGCTGACCGCCGTCTGCGACGCCGACCCGAACCTGGTCGAGAAGCGTAAGACGGAATGGAACGTCGAGATCGGGGCGACCGACGCGATCGAACTCTGCCAGTCCGACGCGATCGACGCCGTCGTGATCGCCACGCCCAACGACACCCACAAGCCGATCGCCGTCGCCGCCGCCAAGGCGGGCAAGCACGTCATGTGCGAGAAGCCCCTGGGCCTGAGCGGCGTTGAAGTTCGCGAGATGTACGAGGCGGCGCGCGACGCCGGGGTCGTCCACATGACGGCCTTCACGTACCGCTTCGCCCCGTCGATGCGCTACCTTCGAAGCCTGGTCAAGTCGGGCGCGCTGGGCACCCCCCGGCATTTCCGGTCGCAGCGATTCCTCGACTGGCCCGAGACAAGCTGGGGATGGCGGCAGTACAAGAATCGCGCCGGCGCCGGCGACCTCTTCGACATGACCATCCACCGGATCGACTTCGCCATCGATCTGCTGGGGCCGATCGCCCGCGTCTGCGGCGCCGTCGCCCGGTTCGCCGAGCGGACCCAGACGCCCGACGGCAAGCCGTGCCCGCCCTCGGAAGTGGACGACTGGTCGTCGATCATCGGCGAGTTCGACTCGGGCGCGACGGGCGTCTGGGAAGGGACCACGCTGGCCAAGGGCTACCATCGCGACGGCTTCGGCCACGAGTGGGCCGAGATCAACGGCTCGGAAGGGTCGGCCGTCTACCGCCTGCACGAGCCCAACACGATCCTCCTAGGCAAGACCGGCCACGACCTCGCGCCGGTGACCGTGCCCGACGAGTTCCTGAAGCCCGCCGGCAGCCCGCGCGACCCGTCCGAAGGAGCGCCCGCGACGGTCTTCCGCTACGACCTGATGTGGGAGTTCATCTCGGCGATCGTCGAGGGCCGACCCGCCGTCCCCAGCTTTTACGACGGCCTCAACGCCCAGCTCGTGGCCGACGCCGTGCTCGACTCGTACCAGCGCCGGACGTGGTTGGACACGCCGCCGGCCGTGATCTGA
- the mdlC gene encoding benzoylformate decarboxylase yields the protein MASVTERCYEFYRSVGMTTMFGNPGSTEMPFLQNFPSDLRYVLGLHEASVVNMAVGYALAGDRAALVNVHTAAGMGNAMGAIINAHHCKAPLVVTAGQQLRAMERIEPMLWGRQVEVARPYVKWSYEPHRAVDVPEAIARAYHTALSAPRGPVFVSICMDGLDEDCPAVAPRRVNGSPPPDSATIRLFAKELDASKRIAIVAGEELDDPETWPATIALAERLNAAVFAPPENFRVSFPTDHPLFRGFLPAAIKPVSDALAGFDALLVLGTRMFLYYPYVPGPFMPEGIKVFHVTSDPSEAARAVAGDGAIGCARAAVRMLLETTRAGVPRSSPPAGPAPPRAEPADPTPPAFVYKTLAHVAPSGTVVVDESLSSRSIHQRLIPRNEPLSFFCTGNGILGSALPMAVGVKMSRPDRPVVCLLGDGAAQYSIQGLWTAVKEKLRIVFLVLDNREYAILKSFAEFEETPGIPGLDLGGIDFAGLAAGYGLPCRVAGTDDLAAALRDAFAADGPRMVVVRIDPEIPPLLG from the coding sequence ATGGCGAGCGTGACGGAACGTTGTTACGAGTTCTATCGATCGGTCGGCATGACGACGATGTTCGGCAATCCGGGCTCGACCGAGATGCCGTTCCTTCAGAACTTCCCGAGCGACCTTCGCTACGTGCTGGGCCTCCACGAGGCGAGCGTCGTCAACATGGCGGTCGGCTACGCCCTGGCCGGCGACCGAGCGGCCCTGGTCAACGTCCACACCGCGGCAGGGATGGGCAACGCGATGGGGGCGATCATCAACGCCCACCACTGCAAGGCGCCTCTCGTCGTCACGGCGGGCCAGCAGCTCCGAGCGATGGAACGGATCGAGCCGATGCTCTGGGGACGTCAGGTCGAGGTGGCCCGTCCCTACGTCAAATGGTCGTACGAGCCCCACCGCGCCGTCGACGTCCCCGAGGCGATCGCGAGGGCCTATCACACGGCCCTGAGCGCGCCGCGCGGGCCGGTTTTCGTCTCGATCTGCATGGACGGCCTGGACGAAGACTGCCCGGCCGTCGCCCCACGCCGCGTCAACGGCTCGCCGCCGCCCGACTCAGCCACGATCCGCCTCTTCGCCAAGGAGCTCGACGCCTCGAAGCGGATCGCGATCGTCGCCGGCGAGGAGTTGGACGACCCCGAAACCTGGCCCGCGACGATCGCGCTGGCCGAGCGGCTGAACGCCGCCGTCTTCGCCCCTCCCGAGAACTTCCGGGTGTCGTTCCCGACCGACCACCCGTTGTTTCGCGGCTTCCTCCCGGCGGCGATCAAGCCGGTCTCCGACGCGCTCGCGGGGTTCGACGCGCTGCTCGTGCTGGGAACGCGGATGTTCTTGTATTACCCCTATGTGCCCGGCCCGTTCATGCCCGAGGGGATCAAGGTTTTCCACGTCACCAGCGACCCGTCGGAAGCGGCCCGGGCCGTCGCGGGCGACGGCGCGATCGGCTGCGCGCGAGCGGCCGTCCGGATGCTGTTGGAGACGACCCGCGCGGGGGTTCCACGATCTTCGCCCCCCGCCGGACCCGCTCCTCCTCGGGCCGAGCCGGCCGACCCGACGCCCCCCGCGTTCGTGTACAAGACGCTGGCCCACGTGGCGCCATCGGGCACTGTGGTCGTCGACGAAAGCCTTTCGAGCCGGTCGATCCACCAGCGGCTGATCCCCCGCAACGAGCCCCTGAGCTTCTTCTGCACGGGCAACGGCATCCTCGGCTCGGCGCTGCCGATGGCGGTGGGCGTGAAGATGAGCCGCCCCGACCGCCCGGTCGTCTGCCTCCTCGGCGACGGCGCGGCGCAGTACTCGATCCAGGGGCTCTGGACGGCCGTGAAGGAGAAGCTCCGCATCGTGTTCCTGGTGCTCGACAACCGGGAGTACGCGATCCTGAAATCGTTCGCCGAGTTCGAGGAGACGCCCGGCATCCCCGGGTTGGACCTCGGCGGCATCGACTTCGCGGGCCTCGCCGCCGGCTATGGCCTCCCCTGCCGCGTCGCGGGGACCGACGACCTGGCCGCCGCCCTCCGCGACGCGTTCGCCGCCGACGGCCCGCGCATGGTCGTCGTCCGCATCGATCCCGAAATCCCACCCCTCCTCGGCTGA
- a CDS encoding sensor histidine kinase has protein sequence MRRSIRQQILVPLVVIQTVALAAITAAGVGLAARRSEQQSVDRLGAVIDVLSRSSFPLTSRVLAQMHGLSGAHFVVKDAEGRTTAASDPEVGDQAVDAASISVLGRPEFRSWRDWPKLSVAGRTYFGAAIPAPASGGAGASTLLVLYPESSWRDALWDFALAPVVLGIVALALMVLASRWFADRISRRVHRLRAQVARIAEGEFSELELGAGHDEIQDLTRSVNQMSAQLRDMRLTIVRSERTHLLAQLAAGFAHQLRNTLTGARLGIQLHLKRCPAAGGDSSLGVALRQLALTEEQVQGLLTLGRLERRPPRACDLGELIRDLESLLEPTFQHARVALESYVPHEPVTAEIDEPSVRAAILNLAWNAIDAAGPGGRVQFHLIDGGEQTIIEVADSGQGPPADLEPALFDPFVTGKPEGVGLGLALARHVAEAHRGELDWSRRDGWTWFRLTLPRTPDLDGKGISE, from the coding sequence TTGCGCCGGTCGATCCGACAACAAATCCTGGTGCCGCTCGTGGTCATCCAGACGGTCGCCTTGGCCGCGATCACGGCGGCCGGCGTCGGCCTGGCGGCGCGGCGGAGCGAGCAGCAAAGCGTCGACCGCCTAGGCGCGGTGATCGACGTCCTCAGCCGTTCGAGCTTCCCGCTGACCTCGCGGGTCCTGGCCCAGATGCACGGGCTCTCCGGCGCGCACTTTGTAGTGAAGGACGCCGAGGGCCGCACGACCGCGGCCAGCGATCCGGAGGTCGGCGACCAGGCGGTCGACGCCGCGTCGATCTCCGTCCTCGGCCGTCCGGAGTTCCGGTCCTGGCGCGACTGGCCCAAGCTGTCGGTCGCGGGGCGGACCTACTTCGGCGCTGCGATCCCCGCGCCGGCGTCGGGGGGCGCCGGCGCGTCGACCTTGCTGGTGCTCTATCCCGAGTCGAGCTGGCGCGACGCGCTCTGGGATTTCGCGCTCGCGCCGGTCGTGCTGGGAATCGTCGCGCTGGCGCTGATGGTTCTGGCGAGCCGATGGTTCGCGGATCGGATCAGCCGGCGGGTCCACCGGCTCCGCGCGCAGGTCGCCCGGATCGCCGAAGGGGAGTTCAGCGAGCTGGAGCTGGGGGCCGGGCACGACGAGATCCAGGACCTCACGCGCTCGGTCAACCAGATGAGCGCGCAACTGCGCGACATGCGGCTAACGATCGTCCGGTCCGAGCGGACGCATCTGCTGGCCCAGCTTGCGGCCGGGTTCGCCCACCAGTTGCGGAACACGCTGACCGGCGCGCGGCTGGGCATTCAGCTCCATCTCAAGCGATGCCCGGCCGCTGGCGGCGATTCGAGCCTGGGCGTCGCGCTGCGGCAGCTCGCCTTGACCGAGGAGCAAGTGCAGGGCTTGCTCACGCTCGGCCGCCTCGAACGCCGGCCGCCGCGCGCCTGCGATCTCGGGGAGCTGATCCGCGATCTCGAATCGCTGCTCGAACCGACCTTTCAGCACGCGCGGGTGGCGCTCGAATCGTACGTGCCGCACGAGCCGGTCACAGCCGAGATCGACGAGCCGAGCGTGCGCGCGGCGATTCTCAACCTGGCCTGGAACGCGATCGACGCGGCTGGTCCCGGCGGCCGCGTGCAATTCCATTTGATCGACGGCGGCGAACAGACCATCATCGAGGTGGCGGACAGCGGCCAGGGGCCCCCCGCCGACCTCGAACCGGCGTTGTTCGATCCGTTCGTCACGGGCAAGCCGGAAGGCGTGGGCCTCGGCCTGGCCCTGGCCCGGCACGTCGCCGAGGCGCATCGCGGCGAACTCGACTGGAGCCGGCGCGACGGCTGGACCTGGTTCCGGCTGACCTTGCCGCGCACTCCCGATCTTGACGGAAAAGGAATCAGCGAATGA
- a CDS encoding ABC transporter ATP-binding protein, with translation MDNNAPNHAPAENPASPPAIRARGVGVYRNGRWILKNVDWTVPSGSCVAVLGPNGSGKSTLTRVISGYMWPTDGELSVLGERFGSVNLHELRESLRLVQPTGLAEPDSEATAFEVALTGAFGTVGLYGQVTDAIRSEAERLLATVGLRSVFNTPYQNLSSGERIRCLIARAMIRKPRLLLLDEPTSGLDLLAREQVLATIQSLFQNGSERPTVVLITHHLEELPPAVSHVLVLDEGAVAAQGAPEDVLRSDLLSAVYRCPLQVVQSEGRYYSRVSPGAWDSLLAES, from the coding sequence ATGGACAACAATGCCCCGAATCACGCCCCCGCTGAAAACCCCGCGTCTCCCCCGGCGATCCGCGCCCGCGGCGTCGGCGTGTACCGGAACGGCCGCTGGATTCTCAAGAACGTCGACTGGACGGTTCCTTCCGGGTCGTGCGTCGCCGTGCTCGGTCCCAACGGCAGCGGCAAGAGCACGCTGACGCGGGTGATCTCCGGCTACATGTGGCCGACCGACGGGGAACTCTCGGTCCTCGGCGAGCGGTTCGGCTCGGTGAACCTCCACGAGCTGCGCGAGTCGCTCCGCCTCGTGCAGCCCACCGGACTGGCCGAACCGGACTCCGAGGCGACCGCGTTCGAGGTCGCCCTCACCGGCGCGTTCGGGACGGTGGGCCTCTACGGCCAGGTCACCGACGCGATTCGATCCGAGGCCGAACGACTGCTCGCGACGGTGGGTCTCCGCTCGGTTTTCAACACCCCCTACCAGAACCTCAGCAGCGGCGAGCGTATCCGCTGCCTGATCGCCCGGGCGATGATCCGCAAGCCCCGGCTGCTGCTGCTCGACGAGCCCACCTCGGGGCTCGATCTCCTGGCCCGCGAGCAAGTCCTCGCGACGATCCAGTCGCTCTTTCAGAACGGGAGCGAGCGGCCGACGGTCGTCCTCATCACCCACCACCTCGAAGAACTCCCCCCCGCCGTCTCGCACGTCCTGGTTCTCGACGAAGGCGCCGTGGCCGCTCAGGGCGCCCCCGAAGACGTGCTCCGCTCCGACCTGCTCTCCGCCGTCTACCGCTGCCCGCTCCAGGTCGTGCAGAGCGAAGGCCGCTATTACTCCCGCGTCAGCCCCGGCGCCTGGGACTCGCTGCTCGCCGAGAGCTGA
- a CDS encoding DUF1559 domain-containing protein, whose product MSKRGGFTLIELLVVIAIIAVLIGLLLPAVQAAREAARRIQCTNNMKQIGLAVHNYTDTVGSLPLGCSVAFDKGGNPIFPGWGVTARILPYMEDQNKFNACNFSLANESPQNDTAMRVATPAYMCPSDGQATTQFIDDGQPRNNTNYAFNRGDWYVWGANASAVQPNSPFRVNFVVRLGGVTDGLSNTILAAEVKTHTPYLLNCSGLTYSPVAGPLQPGPNDNPASIAQYTGCSGGNSELRPDSGHSEWEDGNTSQAGFTTAWPPNKVTPGQYSGRTVPDADLIAIREENGGPTFAAITARSYHPGGVDVLLGDGSVRFVKSTISGATWRALGTISAGEVISADAY is encoded by the coding sequence ATGTCGAAACGAGGCGGATTCACGTTGATCGAGCTACTCGTGGTGATCGCGATCATCGCGGTGCTCATCGGCTTGCTCTTGCCTGCCGTGCAAGCGGCGCGCGAGGCGGCCCGGCGGATTCAGTGCACCAACAACATGAAACAGATCGGACTGGCGGTCCACAACTACACCGACACGGTGGGCTCGTTGCCCCTGGGTTGCTCGGTGGCGTTCGACAAGGGCGGCAACCCGATCTTCCCCGGGTGGGGAGTGACCGCGCGGATCTTGCCCTACATGGAAGACCAGAACAAGTTCAACGCCTGCAACTTCAGCCTGGCCAACGAGAGTCCGCAAAACGACACGGCGATGCGGGTCGCGACCCCCGCCTACATGTGCCCGTCCGACGGCCAGGCGACGACCCAGTTCATCGACGACGGCCAGCCACGGAACAACACGAACTACGCGTTCAACCGAGGCGATTGGTACGTCTGGGGCGCGAACGCCTCGGCAGTCCAGCCGAACTCGCCGTTCCGGGTCAACTTCGTGGTCCGTCTCGGGGGCGTGACCGACGGTCTGAGCAACACGATCCTCGCCGCCGAGGTCAAGACGCACACGCCGTACCTGCTGAATTGCTCGGGGCTGACCTATTCGCCGGTCGCGGGACCGTTGCAGCCGGGGCCGAACGACAACCCCGCGTCGATCGCGCAGTACACGGGGTGCTCGGGCGGCAACTCGGAACTTCGGCCGGACTCGGGGCACTCCGAATGGGAGGACGGCAACACCAGCCAGGCGGGCTTCACCACGGCCTGGCCGCCGAACAAGGTCACCCCCGGGCAGTACAGCGGAAGAACCGTCCCCGACGCCGACCTGATCGCGATCCGGGAAGAGAACGGCGGGCCGACCTTCGCCGCGATCACGGCGCGCAGCTACCATCCTGGAGGGGTCGACGTCCTTCTCGGCGACGGCAGCGTGCGGTTCGTGAAAAGCACCATCAGCGGGGCCACCTGGCGAGCCCTCGGCACGATCAGCGCCGGCGAGGTGATCTCGGCCGACGCGTATTGA
- a CDS encoding sigma-54-dependent transcriptional regulator: MSRVLIVDDEASICWAFGEYLGDLGHEVAVAATAEEGLDLARRQPLDAVVLDVRLPGIDGISAMGAFREHVGAAPIIVITAFGNLDTVIRAMDAGAFDYLVKPFDLDQAAAVVQRALEIGWTIAGASDPALGREPEERPSNRLIGSSAAMQALFKQIALVAATDVPVLITGESGTGKELVARAIHEHGRRRGRTFLPVCLAALSPGLIEGELFGHLRGSFTGANQDRKGLLELAAGGTVLLDEIGDVPLGMQVKLLRAIEHREATPVGDARPRPIDVRFLAATNRPLTELMAAGQFREDLFFRLSVFPIHVPPLRERLDDVPVLAKHFLTMASPRQGQEVSLRDDLIDELTRRPWLGNVRELRNAIERAAIVARGGPVLPEHLPPSIDLHGRGAESSNARGLEEVIARWTENALKEPEAVEPSNEESTLYDQFLAQVEPPMLRTVLRRQGGNKALAAQRIGIHRSTLRQKLRKYGLE; encoded by the coding sequence ATGAGTCGCGTGCTGATCGTGGACGACGAGGCCAGCATCTGCTGGGCGTTCGGCGAATACCTGGGCGATCTCGGACACGAGGTCGCCGTCGCCGCGACGGCCGAAGAGGGTCTCGACCTGGCCCGTCGCCAGCCGCTCGACGCCGTCGTGCTCGACGTCAGGCTGCCGGGCATCGACGGCATCTCCGCGATGGGAGCGTTCCGCGAGCACGTCGGCGCGGCGCCGATCATCGTGATCACGGCGTTCGGCAACCTTGATACGGTTATTCGCGCCATGGACGCCGGCGCCTTCGATTATCTCGTCAAACCGTTCGACCTCGATCAGGCCGCCGCCGTCGTCCAGCGCGCCCTGGAGATCGGCTGGACGATCGCGGGGGCGTCGGACCCGGCCCTCGGTCGCGAACCCGAGGAGCGTCCTTCCAACCGGCTGATCGGCAGCTCGGCGGCGATGCAGGCGCTGTTCAAGCAGATCGCGCTGGTCGCGGCCACCGACGTTCCGGTGCTGATCACCGGCGAGAGCGGCACCGGCAAGGAGCTGGTTGCGAGGGCGATCCACGAGCACGGCAGGCGGCGCGGCCGGACGTTCCTCCCCGTCTGCCTGGCCGCCCTCAGCCCCGGCCTGATCGAGGGCGAGTTGTTCGGCCACCTGCGGGGGTCGTTCACCGGCGCGAACCAGGATCGCAAGGGGCTGCTGGAACTCGCCGCCGGCGGCACGGTTTTGCTCGACGAGATCGGCGACGTGCCGCTGGGCATGCAGGTCAAGCTGCTGCGCGCGATCGAGCACCGCGAGGCGACCCCCGTCGGCGACGCCCGGCCCCGACCGATCGACGTCCGCTTTTTGGCCGCGACCAATCGCCCGCTCACCGAGCTGATGGCCGCCGGCCAGTTCCGCGAAGACCTGTTCTTCCGCCTCAGCGTCTTCCCGATCCACGTCCCTCCGCTCCGCGAGCGGCTGGACGACGTGCCCGTCCTGGCGAAGCATTTCCTCACAATGGCGAGCCCGCGCCAGGGGCAGGAGGTTTCGCTCCGCGACGACCTGATCGACGAGCTGACCCGGCGTCCCTGGCTGGGCAACGTCCGCGAGCTTCGCAACGCCATCGAACGCGCGGCGATCGTCGCGCGGGGCGGGCCCGTCCTTCCCGAGCACCTTCCCCCCTCGATCGACCTCCACGGCCGAGGCGCCGAAAGCTCCAACGCCCGGGGGCTCGAAGAGGTGATCGCCCGATGGACCGAAAATGCCTTGAAGGAGCCCGAAGCGGTCGAGCCTTCAAACGAGGAGAGCACGCTCTACGACCAGTTCCTCGCCCAGGTCGAGCCGCCGATGCTCCGGACCGTGCTCCGCCGGCAAGGGGGCAACAAGGCCCTGGCGGCGCAACGGATCGGAATCCACCGATCCACGCTCCGCCAGAAGTTGCGGAAGTACGGACTGGAATGA
- a CDS encoding class I SAM-dependent methyltransferase: MIDTEMPNYLKFPQTESEERTRELDRLNELAVRDGWLNAVKQTYDSIDYMTSPVRYKFLDLLPLNKESTILEIGAQHGQITTALARRVGFVHALEVVPQFARFAAERCRQEGLDNAKVACGVDDCQLPFEDGQFNGVVLNLVLEWCGQRDPSTPHVESQKKLLRECWRVLKPGGWIYLTTKNRYGMVLLHGVHDPHTFNWRFGQAMPRWLISLLGRLLGKSRPEGMIHSYPTLHRLVTEAGFSNLKPYWAVPDTSYRSPTEIVPADAESIRAARKRPDFKHGSYTKAEVMFKLTPAPLVKYLTSSLTFFAEKPA, encoded by the coding sequence ATGATCGACACTGAGATGCCGAACTATCTGAAGTTCCCCCAAACCGAATCGGAAGAGCGGACGCGCGAGCTGGACCGGCTCAACGAGCTCGCGGTTCGTGACGGCTGGCTGAACGCGGTCAAGCAGACGTACGACTCGATCGATTACATGACGAGTCCCGTAAGGTACAAGTTCCTGGATCTGCTGCCGCTGAACAAAGAGAGCACGATCCTGGAGATCGGTGCGCAACATGGACAAATCACGACCGCCCTGGCGCGCCGAGTCGGGTTCGTCCACGCTCTGGAAGTCGTCCCGCAATTCGCCCGCTTCGCCGCGGAACGGTGTCGCCAGGAGGGGCTCGACAACGCGAAGGTCGCATGCGGGGTCGATGACTGTCAGCTCCCCTTCGAGGACGGCCAGTTCAACGGCGTCGTCCTGAATCTCGTCCTGGAATGGTGCGGCCAGCGCGATCCGTCGACCCCCCACGTCGAGTCGCAGAAGAAGCTGCTACGGGAGTGCTGGCGGGTGCTGAAACCCGGCGGTTGGATCTACCTGACGACCAAGAATCGCTACGGCATGGTCCTCCTTCACGGCGTCCACGACCCGCACACTTTCAATTGGAGGTTCGGTCAGGCGATGCCGCGCTGGTTGATCTCGCTCCTGGGTCGGCTGCTCGGCAAGTCGCGGCCCGAAGGCATGATCCATTCCTATCCGACCCTCCACCGGCTCGTGACGGAAGCCGGCTTCTCGAACCTGAAGCCCTACTGGGCCGTCCCCGACACCTCGTATCGCTCGCCGACGGAGATCGTCCCGGCCGACGCGGAATCGATCCGGGCCGCGCGCAAACGCCCTGATTTCAAGCACGGGTCCTATACCAAGGCGGAAGTGATGTTCAAGCTCACGCCCGCCCCCCTCGTCAAATACCTGACGTCGTCGCTGACCTTCTTCGCGGAAAAGCCCGCCTGA
- a CDS encoding cupin domain-containing protein codes for MSDFQRREFLTGAAALAATFAATRPAEAGDPSFMNNIPDEVLSGPELPTFKFELEKSAGKVIGESFGKEATVKQLPISKGIAGVSMKLEPGAMRELHWHATAAEWAFVIEGRVRTTVIDPQGHGETNDFESGDVWYFPRGHGHMLECLGDAPTHFILIFDNGYFSEFGTFSITDWLGHVPKPLLAKNFGLLESAFDGFPQEEVYFARGAEPPETPAKPLQGWKLPPLTHKYQLLAQPPHRVYKGGREWRVDSTSFPISKTVTGVILDLDPGALRELHWHPTADEWQYVIEGDVSVTMFGSHGRFRTETLAKGDVGYIPQGYGHSIENVGNKPSRVLIGFNTGVYETIDLSQWIAGNPTDVLATNFSKPAALFEKFPRADVFIADKDGPEASK; via the coding sequence ATGTCCGACTTTCAACGCAGGGAATTTCTGACGGGAGCCGCGGCGCTCGCGGCTACCTTTGCTGCGACGCGACCCGCCGAGGCCGGCGATCCCAGCTTCATGAACAACATCCCCGACGAGGTCCTTAGCGGCCCCGAGCTGCCGACGTTCAAGTTCGAACTGGAGAAATCCGCAGGCAAGGTGATCGGCGAGAGTTTCGGCAAGGAAGCGACCGTCAAGCAATTGCCGATCTCCAAGGGGATCGCCGGCGTCTCGATGAAGCTCGAACCCGGCGCGATGCGCGAGCTGCACTGGCACGCCACGGCCGCCGAATGGGCGTTCGTGATCGAAGGCCGGGTCCGGACGACGGTCATCGATCCGCAAGGACATGGCGAGACCAACGATTTCGAGTCGGGGGACGTCTGGTACTTCCCTCGTGGACATGGACACATGCTCGAATGTCTCGGCGATGCGCCGACGCACTTCATCCTGATCTTCGACAACGGCTATTTCTCCGAGTTCGGCACGTTCAGCATCACCGACTGGTTGGGCCACGTGCCCAAGCCGCTCCTCGCCAAGAACTTCGGCCTCCTCGAATCGGCCTTCGACGGGTTCCCCCAGGAAGAAGTCTACTTCGCCCGCGGCGCCGAACCTCCCGAGACGCCCGCGAAGCCGCTCCAAGGATGGAAACTGCCGCCGCTGACCCACAAATACCAGCTTCTGGCCCAGCCCCCCCACAGGGTCTACAAGGGGGGCCGCGAGTGGCGGGTCGACTCCACGTCGTTCCCGATCTCGAAGACGGTGACGGGCGTGATCCTCGACCTTGATCCGGGAGCGCTCCGCGAGCTGCACTGGCATCCCACCGCCGACGAGTGGCAGTACGTGATCGAGGGCGACGTCAGCGTGACGATGTTCGGCTCGCACGGTCGATTCCGGACCGAGACGCTCGCCAAGGGAGACGTCGGCTACATTCCGCAAGGCTACGGACACTCGATCGAGAACGTCGGCAACAAGCCGTCCCGCGTCCTGATCGGCTTCAACACGGGGGTCTACGAGACGATCGACCTCTCGCAGTGGATCGCCGGCAACCCGACCGACGTTCTGGCGACCAACTTCAGCAAGCCGGCGGCCCTGTTCGAGAAGTTTCCCCGCGCCGACGTGTTCATCGCCGACAAGGACGGCCCTGAAGCCTCGAAATAG
- a CDS encoding Gfo/Idh/MocA family protein, whose protein sequence is MASDKPIRVAIIGLGFGAEFIPIYQNYPGAEMYAVCRRDQKGLDEVGDKYKIKARYTDYRELLKDPEVDVVHINSPIPDHAWMSIEALKAGKHVACTVPMATSVEDCAAVVKAQRESGKVYMMMETVVYSREYLFVKELYEKGELGRMQFLRGSHQQDMDGWPEYWPGLPPMWYATHCVSPCLAILGKHAESVVCHGSGRIREDLIAKYNSPFAIETATFKIKDSDVVAEVTRSLFDVARQYRESFDASGSKKSFEWQQVEGEDPVIHTKSTPEHPIAEPEIAQRVKVPDYAKLLPEGIQRFTQPAAIQDADHLSFLQGGGHGGSHPHLVHAFLSAVKGDRPALPDAETSANWTMVGLCAHESSMKGGDRVMIPTF, encoded by the coding sequence ATGGCGAGCGATAAGCCGATCCGCGTTGCGATCATTGGTCTAGGTTTCGGGGCCGAGTTCATCCCGATCTATCAAAATTACCCCGGCGCGGAGATGTACGCCGTCTGCCGGCGCGACCAGAAGGGGCTCGACGAGGTCGGCGACAAGTACAAGATCAAGGCTCGCTACACCGATTATCGCGAGTTGCTCAAGGACCCGGAAGTCGACGTCGTCCACATCAACTCGCCGATCCCCGACCACGCCTGGATGTCGATCGAGGCCCTCAAAGCCGGCAAGCACGTCGCCTGCACCGTGCCGATGGCCACCAGCGTCGAGGACTGCGCCGCGGTCGTCAAGGCCCAGCGCGAGAGCGGCAAGGTCTACATGATGATGGAGACCGTCGTCTACAGCCGCGAGTACCTGTTCGTCAAAGAGCTGTACGAGAAAGGCGAACTCGGCCGGATGCAGTTCCTTCGCGGCAGCCACCAGCAAGACATGGACGGCTGGCCCGAGTACTGGCCCGGCCTCCCCCCGATGTGGTACGCGACCCACTGCGTGAGCCCCTGCCTGGCGATCCTCGGCAAACACGCCGAAAGCGTCGTCTGTCACGGCTCGGGCCGGATTCGCGAAGACCTGATCGCCAAGTACAACAGCCCGTTCGCCATCGAGACCGCCACGTTCAAGATCAAGGACAGCGACGTCGTCGCCGAGGTCACCCGAAGCCTGTTCGACGTCGCTCGGCAGTACCGCGAGAGCTTCGACGCCTCGGGGAGCAAGAAGTCGTTCGAGTGGCAACAGGTCGAGGGCGAAGACCCGGTCATCCACACCAAGAGCACGCCCGAGCACCCGATCGCCGAGCCCGAGATCGCCCAGCGCGTCAAGGTGCCCGACTACGCCAAGCTCCTGCCCGAAGGCATCCAGCGGTTCACCCAGCCGGCGGCCATCCAGGACGCCGACCACCTGTCGTTCCTTCAGGGAGGCGGCCACGGCGGATCGCATCCGCACCTGGTCCACGCGTTCCTGAGCGCCGTGAAGGGCGACCGCCCCGCCCTGCCCGATGCCGAAACCTCGGCCAACTGGACCATGGTCGGCCTCTGCGCTCACGAGTCCTCCATGAAGGGGGGCGATCGCGTGATGATCCCGACGTTCTGA